The sequence CCAATTGCCGCAACTTTAGGTTCTTCTTCTAAGAATACTTGTTTTCCACCACTTTTTTCAGCAACTTCGCGAATTGCTTTTTGTTCGACAGAAGTAATATTTGTTGGACAACAAATTAAAATACGTGGCCGTGAAAAAAAGGTTTTTAAATTTAACTTTTGGATGAAGAAACGCAGCATTTCTTGAACAATATCAAAATCAGCGATAACCCCATCTTTCATAGGTTTGATTGCTGTAATGTCTCCTGGAGTTCTACCAACCATATCTCTCGCTTCTGCTCCAACAGCTAAAACTTGTCCCGTCTTATTGTTAATAGCGACAACTGCCGGTTCATTAACGACGATTCCTCTTCCTTTAACATGAATTAATACATTGGCTGTACCTAAATCGATACCAACATCTTTTGCCATTTACATTTTAACTCCTTTCGTGGTGTACACCTAATTTTACATCTCATTCTGAATTATAGCATAATTTATGAGAGGCTGAAATGTATATTTTATGACAACGTAGATTTTTTTACGTCAAATAAAAAAACCGCATCAGAAAGATACGGTTTTTAACATTTAAAATTAGAATAATGATGCTAAATTTGTTACATCAATTTTGGAATCATCTACACGTTCTACATCCGCACCAAGCGATTGTAGTTTTCCGTGGAAATTATTGTATCCACGATCAAGATATTTTAATTCCGTTACTTGTGTATAACCATCTGCAACCAAACCAGCAAGAATAAGCGCTGCTGCTGCACGTAAATCTGTTGCTGCAACTTCTGCTCCTTGTAGTTTAGCAGGACCAGAAATAATAACAGAATGTCCTTCAATTTTCATGTCAGCATTCATTCTGCGCATTTCTTCTACGTGCATAAAACGATTTTCAAAAACAGTTTCTGTCATAATGCTTGTACCTTCACTCAGCATTTGAATAACCATCATTTGTGATTGCATATCCGTTGGGAATCCTGGGTGTGGCATTGTTTTAACATCTACAGCTTTTAATTTATCAGGGCCAATTACACGAATTCCGTTCTCTTCTTCGATAATTTGAACGCCCATTTCTTCAAGCTTAGCAATTAACGAACTAATATGTTCAGGCACTGCGTCTTCAATTAAGACATTTCCTCCAGTAATCGCAGCAGCAATCATAAATGTTCCTGCCTCAATACGGTCTGGAATAATAGAATGTTCAGTAGCAGTTAGTTCCTTAACGCCTTCAATACGAATTACTTCTGTTCCCGCACCAATAACTCGCGCACCCATTTGGTTAAGGAAGTTTGCTAAGTCAACAATTTCAGGTTCGCGCGCAACGTTTTCAATGACTGTTGTACCTTCTGCAAGAGTCGCAGCCATCATAATATTTTGTGTCGCACCAACACTTGGGAAATCTAAGTATACTTTAGCACCAACTAATTTTTCGGCAGTTGCTTCAATATAACCATTTTCTATTTTCACTACTGCGCCCATTGCTTCAAAACCTTTTAAATGCAAATCAACGGGTCTAGAACCAATTGCACATCCCCCAGGCAAAGCAACACGTGCTGAACCAGTGCGAGCTAAAAGTGGTCCCATTACAACAATAGAAGCACGCATTTTACGAACGTACTCAAAAGGTGCATCAGAAGTGATTTCTCCTGTTGCGTCAACTGTTACTTCATCATTTACAAAAGAAACATCTGCATTTAGATATTTAAGAACCTCATTAATTGTGAATACATCAGACAAATTTGGGACATTTTTTAATACGCTAGTACCTTTACTCGCAAGTAATGTAGCAGCTATTACCGGTAATACAGCATTTTTGGCACCTTCCATTTTCACAGAACCATTTAACTGTTTTCCACCGCGTACAATAATTTTTTCCAAAAAGAACCCCTCCGCGTTACTAATAACTAAATCATTTATCGAATTTTATTAATCAAAATTTAAATTTAAAACATATCTAAGTAATTCTACCACTTATCACCCTAAAATATCAACTGATTTTAACGTAATATTAAAGTTGTTATAAGCTTCTATTAATTTTCTCCTACTATAATACATTTTTTTAACCAAAAAAGTTAATCAACTGTTTGGAAGCTGCTAAATAATCTAAGAAGAAATTGCTTAATGTATAACCTAATACGATCGAAATAATCACAAATAACAGTCTAGCTTGTGTTACATGATTCTTTTTGATGAATTTCTCATAATTAATAGCTTGCAATGCCCAAAAAGAAATCACTATAAATAGTAAATGGGAAATGATGATGACATATGGTGATTCCATAATAATATTATACATGTATTCGCTCCTCATATTTCGCTACAACTCATTTTAACAAATACTGCTTGGAAAAAACAGTTAATACACTTATGAGTATATAAAAAAACCTCCTGGCACTGAGGCCAGGAAGTAATATGATTATTAATTGTGTTCTTTTGCATGAATTCTGTTGATGGCTCTTTGTAGTGCCAATTGAGCCATTACTTCGTCCACTTTTTGTTCTTTTGCTCGGCTAAGTTCTTCTTCTGCGCGTTGTTTTGCTTTTTCGGCGCGATCAATATCAATATCTTGTTCACGCTCAGCAGTATCCGCGAGAATATTAACTTCTTCACCGTTTACTTCCATAAAGCCACCGCCTACAGCGACCCATTCCTCACCAGACTCTACTTTTAAACGAACGATGTCGATTTTAAGTGGAGCAACTAGCGGAACATGGCCAGGTAAAATACCGAGTTCACCTGCTTTTGTTCTAGCAATAACCATTTGAGCAACGCCTTCATAAACAGGGCCGTCTGGAGTAACAATACTAACATTTAATGAACCCATACGTATTTCCTCCTGTTTTTATCAGACTTCAACGCCCATGTCTTTTGCTTTTTCAAGAACATCCTCAATGCGTCCAACTGAGCGGAATGCATCTTCAGGAATATGGTCGTATTTTCCGGCTAATAAGTCTTTGAATCCTTTAACTGTTTCTTTAACAGGAACATAAGAACCTTTTTGGCCTGTAAATTGTTCTGCAACGTGGAAATTTTGTGATAAGAAGAATTGTACACGACGCGCACGGGAAACGGATTGTTTATCTTCGTCAGATAACTCATCCATACCTAAGATTGCGATGATATCTTGTAATTCTTTATATCTTTGTAATAAACGTTGTACTTCCGTCGCTACTGCATAGTGTTCTTCTCCAACGATATCAGGAGAAAGCGCACGTGATGTAGAAGCAAGTGGATCTACCGCTGGATAAATACCTTGTTCCGTTAATTTACGTTCCAAGTTAGTTGTTGCATCTAGATGGGCGAAAGTTGTAGCCGGAGCCGGGTCAGTATAGTCATCGGCTGGTACATAAATCGCTTGGATAGAAGTAACAGATCCAACGTTAGTAGATGTAATACGTTCTTGTAATTGACCCATTTCAGTAGCTAGGGTTGGTTGGTAACCTACCGCAGATGGCATACGACCTAATAAAGCCGAAACCTCTGAACCAGCTTGTGTGAAACGGAAAATGTTATCAATGAATAAAAGTACGTCTTGATGTTCTTCATCACGGAAATATTCAGCAATTGTTAGACCAGTTAAGGCAACACGCATACGCGCACCTGGTGGCTCGTTCATTTGACCGAATACCATCGCTGTTTTTTCAATAACGCCTGAATCTTTCATTTCAAAGTAAAGGTCGTTACCTTCACGAGTACGTTCTCCAACGCCCGCGAACACAGAAATACCACCATGTTCTTGTGCGATATTATGGATAAGCTCTTGAATTAGAACGGTTTTACCAACACCGGCACCACCGAACAATCCGATTTTACCACCTTTTAGGTATGGCGCTAACAAGTCAACTACTTTAATTCCTGTTTCAAGAATTTCCGTTGTTGTTGCTAATTGATCAAAAGTTGGAGCTTCACGGTGAATTTTATTGCGTTTAATATCGCTTGGAAGTGGTTCGTCCAAATCGATGGTGTTTCCTAATACATTAAATACACGACCAAGAGTTACTGTACCTACAGGAACTGTAATTGGGCTCCCAGTATCAATAACCTCCATACCTCTTTGAACACCATCTGTTGATGCCATTGCGATTGTACGTACAACATCATCACCTAATTGGATGGCTACTTCTAAAGTAAGTTGGCTAGTTGGTGCTTCTTCTGCATCAGATTTATATTCAATAACTAGGGCATTGTAGATTTCAGGTAAGTTTCCACCTTCAAATTTAACGTCTACAACTGGACCCATAACTTGGATTACTTGTCCTTTAGACATGCAATTATTCCTCCTCACTTACCTTCCCCTTTATAGGGACGTTACAAGAAACGCCGACTTCTATTCGAGCGCGGCTGCTCCTCCGACGATTTCGGTAATTTCTTGCGTGATCGCAGCTTGGCGAGCACGGTTATATTGTAGTGATAAGTCACTGATTAAATCGGATGCATTGTCTGTCGCGCTTCTCATGGCAGTCATACGAGCAGCATGTTCAGCGGCTTTGGCATCCAGAAGTGCTCCGAAAATTAGGCTTTCCACATATTGCGGCAATAATACTTCCAGGATTTCTTGTTCGGAAGGTTCGAATTCGTATGTAGTTAAATCTACATCTGTTTCGTTACCTTTTTCGTGAAATTCTGTCAGTGGCAATAATTGCTCTTTTCTCAGTTCACTAGAAATAGAATTAATATGGTGATTATAATAAATGAAAACCTCGTCATAAACACCATCTTCAAACATTTGAACTGTGTTACTAGCAATATCTTTAATTTCCGCAAATACTGGGTGATCTGTAATGCCTTGTACTTCTAAAACCACGTTCATTTGGCGTGCTTTGAAGAAGTCACGAGCAGATCTACCTACAGTGATTATTGCATATTCATCACTTGACGTATGCTTTTTATTAATTTCTTGAAATACTTCTTTGATTACGGAACTGTTATAAGAACCAGCAAGTCCAGTATCAGAAGTAAGTACGATATAACCAGTACGATGAACAGGTCTAGATACAAGCATTGGATGGTCGCTACTATTACCAGTGCTAGCAACATGTGTTACTACGTCTTTGATTTTAGAAACATACGGCCCGTATGAACGAGCGTTTGATTCTGCACGACCTAGTTTTGCTGCTGATACCATTTGCATTGCTTTTGTAATTTGACTTGTTTTACGTGTAGAGGTTATTCGTTGTTTAATATCAATTAAAGATGCCAAAGATTTTCACCACCTTTGAGTTTATTCCGAGTCTAAATTATTTTTCTTCAGAAGGAACAAATGTATTTTTAAATTCTTTTAATGCTGCTTCAAGTTTCGCTTCGTCAGGAAGTTTTTTCGTTGTGCGAATTTCTTCCAAAAGCTCTGGATGATTATGATCAAACCATGTATTCATTTCGGACTCAAAACGCAGTACATCATGAACTGGTACATCATCCAGATATTTATGAACAAGTGCATAAAGAATCAATACTTGTTTTTCAACTTTCAAAGGTTTGTGCAAATCTTGTTTTAGAACTTCTACTGTACGTTTACCACGTTCTAGTTTCGCACGAGTAGCGGCGTCTAGGTCAGAACCGAATTGTGAGAAGGATTCTAGCTCACGGTAAGCGGCAAGGTCTAGACGAAGTGTTCCGGCAACAGTTTTCATTGCTTTAATTTGCGCTGATCCACCTACACGGGATACAGAAAGTCCGGCGTTGATCGCTGGACGTACTCCGGAGAAGAATAAATCAGATTGCAAGAAGATTTGTCCATCAGTAATTGAGATAACGTTTGTAGGAATATAAGCGGAAATGTCTCCGGCTTGTGTTTCTACGAATGGAAGAGCCGTAATGGATCCGCCACCTAAGCTATCATTTAATTTTGCAGCACGTTCAAGCAAACGGGAGTGCAAGTAGAAAACATCCCCTGGATATGCTTCACGACCTGGAGGACGACGAAGTAATAGAGACAGCTCACGATAAGCAGCTGCTTGTTTGGATAAGTCATCATATACAACTAAAACGTGCTTACCGCTGTACATGAATTCTTCAGCCATAGCAACACCAGCATAAGGTGCCAAATAAAGAAGTGGCGCTGGTTGAGATGCTGCTGCAGTTACGACGATTGTGTAATCTAATGCGCCATGATGACGTAATGTTTCTACGGCATTACGTACTGTAGATTCTTTTTGACCGATAGCAACATAAATACAAATCATGTCTTGATCAGCTTGGTTTAGAATAGTATCAATTGCTACAGATGTTTTACCAGTTTGGCGGTCACCAATGATTAACTCACGTTGACCACGACCAATAGGAACAAGTGCATCAATCGCTTTAATACCTGTTTGTAATGGTTCATTTACCGATTGACGTTGCATAACACCAGGTGCTACTGCTTCAATCGGACGAGTTCCAGTTGTTTCAATTGGGCCTAAACCATCAACTGGTTGACCTAATGAGTTAACTACACGTCCAATAAGCGCTTCGCCAACAGGAACTTCCATGATTTTACCGGTACGACGAACTTCATCGCCTTCACGGATTTCAGTGTAAGGACCTAGAATAATGATACCAACATCATTTGTTTCTAAGTTTTGGGCCATACCCATTACACCATTTGAGAACTCTAACAATTCACCAGCCATTGCATTATCGAGTCCATGAGCACGCGCAATACCGTCACCAATGTAGGTAACCGTACCAACATCACTCACTTTTAGTTCAGATTGATAATTTTCAATCTGCTGTTTTATGATTGAGCTGATCTCTTCAGCCTTAATGCTCATTGATTTCACCCCTCGTTAAACGGAAACTAGGCTTTTTTAATTTGCCGTTCCATGTCCTTTAATTTCGTTTTTAGACTGTCATCATATATACGGGTTCCAATAACCACTTTGACTCCACCAAGAAGGGATTTATCAATGTGATTTTGAATGTTTAATTTTGTTTTGTTCATTTTCGCAGCAAATACTCTCGAGAGCGCCGTAAGTTCTTGTTCGGAAAGTGGAACAACAGAATAAACATCTGCATCCGCAACTCCATTCAAGTCGTTTACGCGTTTTTGGTAAACGTCCGCAATAACAGAAAGGTAATCTTCTCTGCTACGGTCGATTAAAAGATAAATAAAATCTCTTAATGTCGGATTGATTTTTTCAAAAACAGCGCTGGCAAGATTTTTCTTTTGCTCGGTCGTGAAAGTAGGATTTTCAAGTAGTTTTACAAAATCTTTATTTGCATTTAATGCGGCTTTTAATTCAGTTAATTCTTCTGAAAAAATGTCGACTAAATCTTTATCTTGGGCTACTTGAAAAAGCGCATTGGCATAGCGACCTGCAACTTCCAAATCTTTACTCATTTGTCATCCCCTAGCCTTTCGATATAATCTTGGATAAGGTTAGATTGTTCTTTTTCATCCAGATTTTTTTCGATGACTTTCGATGCAATAAGAACAGATAAGGAACCGACTTGTTCGCGAAGAGCAGAAATAGCATCTTCTTTTTCACGTGCAATATCGGCTTTTGCTTCTTCTTTTATACGTTCTGATTCACGTCTAGCAGTTTTGACAATTTCTTCGCGTTCTTTTTCACCAAGCTGTTTTGCATTTTCAATCATTGTTTGAGATTCCACGCGAGCTTGTTGTAAAACACTTTTTTGTTCAGCAAGTAATTGTTCTGCTTGAGCACGACTTTCTTCTGCCGCGTCAATTTCAGAACCAATATGCTCTTCACGCTCTTTCATAACTCCCATAAGAGGTTTCCAAGCATAAATTCGGATTAAAACTAGCAAAATTGCGAAAGCAAAAAGTGTGAAGAATGCATCACCAAACGTAAATGCGGAACCAATTACTAAATGTGGTTGTAACACGCCAGTTTCACTCCTTTCTATACATTCGCTTGAATTATTCGTTCAAAACGAAAGAGATGAGGTTTTATTCCCTCAAGTTCCTTCAAATTATTTATTAAGAACCATGAACGCAATAACTACAGCGATGATAGGAAGGGCCTCAACAAGACCGATACCAATGAACATGATTGTTTGTAGCATAGAACGCGCTTCTGGTTGACGCGCAACACCCTCGACAGTTTTTGATACGATAAGACCATTACCAATACCCGCACCTAATGCACCTAATCCAACAGCAATAGCAGCTGCAATAACACCTAAAGACATATAATTATCCTCCTAATTTTTCTTAAAATTATTTTTTATTACTTTTATAAATGACTTAATTGAAAGTTAGTTTAATGTTCGTCACTGACCTTATGCGACATGTAAACCATTGTCAACATAGTGAAAATGTACGCTTGAATTGCCCCAATGAAAATTGAGAATCCTTGCCATAATATCGCAGGAATTATCGCTAGCACACCTACAAATATATTCATATGAGCAAGTTGTGTCGCAATAATGGTTAACAAAACTTCACCGGCAAAAATATTACCGTAAAGACGTAAACCAAGCGTTAAAGTATTAGCAAACTCTTCTACTAATTTAAGTGGGAATAAAAATTTCATTGGACTAAAGTAAGTACCAACAAAGTAGTGCTTAAAACCACGCATTTTAATACCATAGTAATGCGTCAAGCCAAGAACCATTATCGCAAGTGTTAATGTGACAATTGGATCCGCTGTAGGTGAACGCCACCACACTTCATCGTTAATCGCGATTTGAAATGGTAGCCCTAGCATATTAGCTACGAAGATAAACATTAGTAGCGTAATACCAAGTACGTGGAATCTACCACCGGTTTTCCAGTCCATATTACTATTAATAATACCTCTGACAAAATCCATAATCCATTCAATGAAGTTCTGCTTTCCGGTAGGACGGCGTTGCAGATTTCTGGTACAGATAATGGCTATTAGAAGAACGATGACACAGGTCACAGTAATCATCAAAATATTAGATAGATTAAAGTCGATCCCTAATAGGCTTATCGTTGGAAATTCCTCTTCCAATTAGGTTCACCCCTCTCTTTTTAAAAACTTTTTTCTGCGGTACATGGAATACGCAAAAAAATCTAGAAAAATAATTGCATATGCAAGCCCAAGTCCGATTACCATGCTATAAACATGAAAATATTCCGGCAGTTGCGTCGCTATAATAGTAGCAAATAACACGCTTCCCATCCTAAATGGCATTCCCATACCATAAAAAGAACGATTTTCAGCCAAAGCCCTAGTCATTGCTTGTGTTCGTCTCATTAACAACCAGTAGTTGAACCAGCCGACGATTAAACCCAACTTAAGTCCCAAGAAAATATGTATATACGGGGTTAAAAACCATCCACAAAGACAAATAGCAATAAAAAGAACCATATACTTTTGATGACGATGATACATGCCAATTAGCGATTCTAACATTCGGGGCGCAATCCTTTCTTTTTCAAAAGATTTTTCTTTCCAGATGACCATTTTGAAATCTCAGGGAGTAAATTCAGTTTGTGAAAACAAGCACATTTCTCCCAATTCATCCCAATCCCAAACACACATGAAAGCCTTATCAGCGTGTCAGTTCTTAGCATACAACAGCCAAAAGAGAAAAGTCAATACACTTTCACAAATTGTGTGTACATCTACTACTAATAGTACCACAATCGGGCCCATCCATAAAAGAATAGCCTATTATTTCTGAGATTTTTTTGATTTCAAAATCTATCTGTTTCCTAGATTGCCACGCCAGAATTATTTTTGTCCATTTAACAGCAACCAACACCTCCGTAATCATTGGAAAACTCGTCTTCCGTTCGTGTGATATTTCACAAAAAAGGTGACGAAAACTCTCTTTCGCACAAATAAAAAAACTTCTACCACTATTGGTAAAAGAATTCGATACGATTATTCGCAAATTTTGCGACCGAAAGTTCTTTTCCCAAGAAAAAGAACGGAAAAAACAGCCGGACTCACTTATCATGAGTTGCATTTTGGTATAGAGTGCCCGTATAAATTCCAATTCAGTCAACGCAAACCTAGCGTCGGCGGGATTGTAGTGAATACTGAGCGCAGTCTTCTATCCCTATGCTAAAAACAAGCTATTTTTTGGGCTCTTATATTAATAACATTGACCATCTTATCACATGTAACATAAAAGAACTAGTGAAAATCGAGCGTGTAACACATCTGTAACAATAAGGCGCTTTCATTATAAAAAAAGAAGAAAACTAGACTCTAACGCCTAGTTTCCCGCTATGTTTTACACGACAAAATCTTCTGGTCGACCCGTTTTTTCAAACTGACTTTTGATTGCTGCTAAAATTCTGTTCGAAGCGAAACCATCACCATATGGATTAGCAGCTTGCGCCATTTTATCGTGGCTTTCTTTATTATCAAGTAAATCTAACGCTTCTTTTATCAAATTTTCTTTATTCGTTCCAATTAGTTTCAACGTCCCTGCTTCGATTCCTTCTGGGCGCTCCGTCGTATCACGTAAAACTAAAACTGGCACGCCCATGCCTGGTGCTTCTTCTTGAACGCCACCTGAATCAGTAAATACAAGATAAGATTTACGCAAGAAATTATGAAAATCAATCGCATCTAACGGTTCGATTAAATGAATTCGTTCGTGTCCACCTAAAATGCTCATTGCTTTTTCCCTAACAGCTGGATTCAAATGCATCGGGTACACAAGTTCAACGTCCTCACGACTTTCCACGATTTCTCGAACCGCTTCAAACATCCCTTGCATCGGTTCGCCTAAATTTTCTCTGCGGTGAGCCGTCATAAGTATTAAACGATGGTCGCCAAGATTTTCCAGAATTGGATGGTGGTAATCTTTTTGCACAGTCGTCTTAAGAGCATCAATTGCTGTATTCCCAGTCACAAAAATAGTAGCCGGATCTTTTCCTTCCGCAAGCAAATTTTCTTTCGCTTGTTTGGTCGGGGAAAAGTGCATATCCGCCATAACACCTGTCAACTGACGATTCATCTCTTCTGGAAATGGCGAATATTTATTCCACGTTCTAAGTCCAGCTTCGACATGTCCGAGCATTTTTTGTTGATAAAAGGTAGCGAGTCCTGCCGCAAAACTAGTCGTTGTATCCCCATGAACTAAAACGATATCAGGATTTTCGGCAGCAATAACTTCATTAATCCCATTCATTACACGTGAAGTTATATCGGCTAAGGTTTGGCCTTTTTTCATAATATCTAAGTCAATATCTGGTTTAATATCAAAAATCTCTAAGACTTGATCAAGCATTTCACGGTGTTGAGCTGTAATCACTACTGTCGACTCAAATGTTTCTGGTTCTTTTTCTAGTGCTAAAACGAGCGGTGCCATTTTTATTGCCTCTGGTCTTGTCCCAAAGATACTCATTACTTTGATTTTAGCCAATTTCGAGCCTCCTTATAAAAAAACTCCTCAGAAATAGTTCGACAAAAAATTTCCCAGCCTGTTAAAAAGCAGTACTGTTTATCATTCCTTATCTCACTATACCGAGGAGATTATTAATTATTTAGTTCCGAATAATCTATCGCCAGCATCTCCTAAGCCTGGACGGATATAACCATTTTCGTCTAACTTCTCGTCTAAACCTGCTACATAGATTTCTACGTCTGGATGTGCGTCTTGAAGCGCTTTAACGCCTTCAGGAGCTGCTACTAGACACATGAATTTCATGTTGCGAGCGCCGCGTTTTTTCAAGCAATCGATAGCCATAATTGCAGATCCGCCAGTTGCAAGCATTGGGTCTACAACGATGAAAAGACGTTCTTCCACGTCAGAAGGTAGTTTTACAAAATATTCTACTGGCTCTAGTGTATCATGGTCGCGATAAAGACCTACATGTCCTACTTTTGCTGCAGGAATAAGTTTTAAAATACCATCTTGCATACCAAGACCAGCTCTTAAAATAGGAACAATCCCTAATTTTTTACCAGTAAGTGTTTTAGCAGTTGTTGTTTGTAGTGGTGTTTCTACTTGAATGTCTTCGAGTTCCATATCACGTGTAATTTCGTACGCCATTAATGTAGCGACTTCATCTACAAGTTCGCGGAATGCTTTTGTTCCCGTATTTTTATCTCGAATGATTGTTAATTTGTGTTGTACTAGTGGGTGATTAATTACGTGTACATTTGCCATCGATTAGTTCGCTCCTTTGATATTGAAAATTTCCTTCTC comes from Listeria monocytogenes and encodes:
- the upp gene encoding uracil phosphoribosyltransferase produces the protein MANVHVINHPLVQHKLTIIRDKNTGTKAFRELVDEVATLMAYEITRDMELEDIQVETPLQTTTAKTLTGKKLGIVPILRAGLGMQDGILKLIPAAKVGHVGLYRDHDTLEPVEYFVKLPSDVEERLFIVVDPMLATGGSAIMAIDCLKKRGARNMKFMCLVAAPEGVKALQDAHPDVEIYVAGLDEKLDENGYIRPGLGDAGDRLFGTK